One window from the genome of Helicobacter pylori encodes:
- the rbfA gene encoding 30S ribosome-binding factor RbfA, protein MNAHKERLESNLLELLQEALAGLNDSELNSLSVTKVECSKGKHHALVFVLSSDHKILSKLKKAEGLIRQFVLQASGWFKCPKLSFVLDDSLEKQLRLDALFNEIAKGKDND, encoded by the coding sequence ATGAACGCTCATAAAGAACGCTTAGAATCCAATCTTTTAGAATTACTGCAAGAGGCTTTAGCGGGCTTGAACGACAGCGAATTGAATTCTTTAAGCGTTACTAAGGTGGAATGCTCTAAAGGGAAGCACCACGCTTTGGTGTTTGTGCTTTCATCAGATCATAAAATCCTTTCTAAATTAAAAAAAGCTGAGGGTTTGATCAGGCAGTTTGTTTTGCAGGCGAGCGGATGGTTTAAATGCCCAAAGCTCAGTTTTGTTTTAGATGATAGTTTAGAAAAGCAGCTCCGCCTAGACGCCTTATTTAATGAAATCGCTAAAGGGAAAGATAATGACTAA
- the rimP gene encoding ribosome maturation factor RimP, which produces MTKKIEEKIEGVIESLGYLLYDVSLVKENEQHVLRVSLKNPNGAVSLDICQQVSEVISPLLDVCDFIQDAYILEVSSMGLERTLKTPKHFKLSLGEKVGVKLTNKESFQAVLKDANDWSADFELEDHAIKSVEYKDLKKVKTLFEW; this is translated from the coding sequence ATGACTAAAAAAATAGAAGAGAAAATAGAGGGCGTGATTGAAAGCTTGGGTTATTTGCTTTATGATGTGAGTTTGGTTAAAGAAAACGAGCAGCATGTTTTAAGGGTGAGCCTTAAAAACCCTAATGGGGCGGTTAGTTTGGACATTTGCCAACAAGTGAGCGAGGTGATTTCGCCCTTATTAGATGTGTGCGATTTTATTCAAGACGCTTATATTTTAGAAGTGAGCTCTATGGGGTTAGAAAGAACGCTTAAAACCCCCAAACACTTCAAGCTTTCTTTAGGCGAAAAAGTGGGAGTCAAACTCACAAATAAAGAAAGCTTTCAAGCTGTCCTTAAAGACGCTAACGATTGGAGCGCGGATTTTGAATTAGAGGATCACGCTATCAAAAGCGTGGAGTATAAAGATTTAAAGAAAGTTAAAACGCTTTTTGAGTGGTGA
- the acs gene encoding acetate--CoA ligase — translation MQLDNDSEFAKKIFNPNRAFAKQARIKNMCEYKDLVHEANEDYEHFWGELAKQKLTWFKPFDKVLNSDNAPFFKWFENGKINVSYNCIDRHLKDKKNKVAIIFEGEMGDYNVITYRKLHSEVNKTANLLKNEFNVKKGDRVIIYMPMIVESVYMMLACARIGAIHSIVFAGFSPEALRDRINDAQAKLVITADGTFRKGKPYMLKPALDKALENNACPSVEKALIVIRNAKEIDYVRGRDFVYNEMVNYQSDKCEPEMMDSEDPLFLLYTSGSTGKPKGVQHSSAGYLLWAQMTMEWVFDIRDNDNFWCTADIGWITGHTYVVYGPLACGATTLILEGTMSYPDYGRWWRMIEEYRVDKFYTSPTAIRMLHAKGENEPLKYNLESLKVLGTVGEPINPTAWKWFYEKIGNSKCSIVDTWWQTETGGHIISPLPGATPIRASCATLPLPGIHAEVLNEDGTQTKPGEQGFLCITKPWPSMIRNIWGDEKRYIDSYFSQIKLNGEYVYLSGDGAIVDENGYITIIGRTDDIVNVSGHRIGTAEVESAISKHEMVVECAVVGIPDTIKGEGLFAFVVLCDGAKCNLGESLELLKEMNHILSVEIGKIAKLDNVMYVPGLPKTRSGKIMRRLLKSIAKKEPITQDLSTLEDVNVVKEIMSIVQMEE, via the coding sequence ATGCAATTAGACAATGATTCAGAATTCGCTAAAAAAATCTTTAACCCTAACAGAGCGTTTGCCAAGCAAGCCAGGATTAAAAACATGTGCGAATATAAAGATTTAGTGCATGAAGCCAATGAAGATTATGAACATTTTTGGGGCGAGTTAGCCAAGCAAAAACTCACATGGTTTAAACCTTTTGATAAGGTTTTAAACAGCGATAACGCCCCTTTTTTCAAATGGTTTGAAAACGGCAAAATCAATGTTTCTTACAATTGCATAGACAGGCATTTAAAAGACAAAAAAAATAAAGTAGCGATCATTTTTGAAGGGGAAATGGGGGATTATAATGTCATCACCTACAGAAAACTCCACTCTGAAGTCAATAAAACAGCCAACCTTTTAAAAAACGAATTCAATGTCAAAAAAGGCGATAGAGTCATTATCTATATGCCTATGATTGTAGAAAGCGTTTATATGATGCTCGCATGCGCTAGGATTGGAGCGATCCATAGCATCGTTTTTGCTGGGTTTAGCCCTGAAGCCTTGAGGGATAGGATCAACGACGCTCAAGCCAAATTAGTTATCACAGCGGATGGGACTTTTAGAAAAGGCAAACCCTATATGCTCAAGCCAGCCCTTGACAAGGCTCTAGAAAATAATGCCTGCCCTAGTGTGGAAAAAGCGCTCATTGTGATACGAAACGCCAAAGAGATTGACTATGTGAGAGGGCGCGATTTTGTCTATAATGAAATGGTCAATTACCAATCCGATAAATGCGAACCTGAAATGATGGACTCTGAAGATCCTTTATTCTTGCTCTATACAAGCGGATCAACCGGGAAACCTAAAGGCGTTCAACACAGCAGTGCGGGGTATTTGCTGTGGGCACAAATGACGATGGAGTGGGTTTTTGATATTAGAGATAACGATAATTTTTGGTGCACCGCTGATATTGGTTGGATCACAGGGCACACTTATGTGGTTTATGGACCTTTAGCTTGCGGGGCAACGACTTTGATACTAGAAGGCACGATGTCTTATCCGGATTATGGGAGATGGTGGAGGATGATAGAAGAATACCGCGTGGATAAATTCTACACTTCTCCCACCGCTATAAGAATGCTGCATGCTAAAGGCGAAAACGAACCCTTAAAGTATAATTTAGAATCGCTCAAAGTTTTAGGAACGGTGGGAGAGCCCATTAACCCTACGGCATGGAAATGGTTTTATGAAAAAATCGGCAATTCAAAATGCAGTATCGTGGATACTTGGTGGCAAACAGAAACAGGCGGGCATATCATCAGCCCTTTACCGGGAGCTACGCCTATAAGGGCCAGTTGTGCGACTTTACCTTTGCCTGGAATCCATGCAGAAGTTTTAAACGAAGACGGCACCCAAACAAAGCCCGGAGAGCAAGGGTTTTTATGCATCACTAAGCCATGGCCTTCTATGATAAGAAACATTTGGGGCGATGAGAAACGATACATTGATAGCTATTTTTCTCAGATCAAGTTGAATGGGGAATATGTCTACCTCTCTGGAGATGGCGCTATCGTGGATGAAAACGGATACATCACTATTATTGGGCGCACAGATGATATTGTGAATGTGAGTGGGCATAGGATTGGCACGGCTGAAGTGGAGAGCGCTATTTCTAAACATGAAATGGTGGTTGAATGCGCGGTAGTGGGTATCCCTGATACGATTAAAGGAGAGGGCTTGTTTGCGTTTGTGGTGCTGTGCGATGGGGCTAAATGCAATCTTGGCGAGAGTTTAGAATTGTTAAAAGAAATGAACCATATCTTATCCGTTGAAATTGGAAAGATCGCGAAATTAGACAATGTCATGTATGTGCCAGGTTTGCCTAAAACCAGGAGCGGGAAAATCATGAGAAGGCTTTTGAAATCCATCGCCAAAAAAGAGCCTATCACTCAAGATTTAAGCACGCTAGAAGATGTGAATGTGGTTAAAGAAATAATGAGTATCGTTCAAATGGAAGAGTGA
- a CDS encoding metallophosphoesterase — MLISIAFLLVLCLLNYSSFRMLKSFLTLKKISRYAYLGFFILLSAGEAAFVFYRNVMPSHLFVLTSACSFVSFIVFVFSLSFYGFSYSVEKIDFLPSRRKGLKNFLKLGFYLALLGYFWRGFYEGLARPKIKETPIYLDKLDKELKIILLTDMHVGSLLQKDFVDYIVEEVNQQKVDMVLIGGDLVDENIEKVKSFLLPLNNLKSVHGTFYVPGNHEYYHGIEPILSFLDTLNLTILGNECVHLGGINLCGVYDYFARKRQNFAPDIDKALKKRDSSKPTILLAHQPKQIRSLKESHSVDLVLSGHTHAGQIFPFSLLVKLAQTYLHGLYKHSPTTQIYVSSGAGYWGIPLRFLAPSEIAYLRLLPKNQA; from the coding sequence ATGCTGATCTCCATAGCGTTTTTATTGGTTTTATGTCTTTTGAATTATAGTTCTTTTAGGATGTTAAAATCGTTTTTAACCTTAAAGAAAATCTCTCGATACGCTTATTTGGGTTTTTTCATCCTTTTGAGCGCGGGCGAGGCGGCTTTTGTTTTTTATAGGAATGTCATGCCTAGCCATTTGTTTGTTTTGACTTCGGCGTGTTCGTTTGTGTCCTTTATTGTGTTTGTTTTTTCTTTGAGTTTTTACGGGTTTTCTTACTCTGTAGAAAAAATAGATTTCTTACCTTCAAGGCGTAAAGGTTTAAAAAACTTTTTAAAATTAGGGTTTTATCTGGCGTTATTAGGGTATTTTTGGCGCGGGTTTTATGAAGGGTTGGCCCGCCCTAAAATCAAAGAAACCCCTATTTATTTAGACAAGCTGGATAAAGAATTAAAGATTATTTTACTCACAGACATGCATGTGGGGAGTTTGTTGCAAAAAGATTTTGTTGATTATATTGTAGAAGAAGTCAATCAACAAAAAGTGGATATGGTGCTGATTGGGGGGGATTTAGTGGATGAAAACATTGAAAAAGTCAAATCCTTTTTACTGCCTTTAAACAACCTTAAAAGCGTGCATGGCACTTTTTATGTGCCAGGAAACCATGAGTATTACCATGGCATAGAGCCGATTTTATCGTTTCTTGACACGCTTAATTTGACGATTTTAGGGAATGAGTGCGTGCATTTAGGGGGGATCAATTTGTGCGGCGTGTATGATTATTTCGCAAGGAAGCGTCAAAATTTTGCCCCTGATATTGACAAAGCTTTAAAAAAGCGTGATAGTAGTAAGCCCACGATCCTTTTAGCCCACCAACCTAAGCAAATTAGAAGCCTCAAAGAAAGCCACTCTGTGGATTTAGTGCTTTCAGGGCATACCCATGCAGGGCAAATCTTTCCCTTTAGCCTTTTAGTCAAGTTGGCGCAAACCTATTTACATGGTTTATACAAGCACAGCCCCACCACTCAAATCTATGTGAGCAGTGGGGCAGGGTATTGGGGGATTCCTTTAAGGTTTTTAGCCCCTAGCGAGATCGCATACCTTAGGCTCTTACCTAAAAATCAAGCTTAG
- the hsrA gene encoding response regulator-like transcription factor HsrA, giving the protein MRVLLIEKNSVLGGEIEKGLNVKGFMADVTESLEDGEYLMDIRNYDLVMVSDKNALSFVSRIKEKHSSIVVLVSSDNPTSEEEVHAFEQGADDYIAKPYRSIKALVARIEARLRFWGSNVIEIGDLTISPDEEKIIYKGREVEVKGKPFEVLTHLARHRDQIVSKEQLLDAIWEEPEMVTPNVIEVAINQIRQKMDKPLGISTVETVRRRGYRFCYPKPACEE; this is encoded by the coding sequence ATGCGCGTTCTACTGATTGAAAAAAATTCTGTTTTGGGTGGAGAAATTGAAAAAGGCTTAAATGTTAAAGGCTTTATGGCTGATGTAACAGAGAGTTTAGAGGATGGGGAATATCTTATGGATATTAGGAACTATGACTTAGTTATGGTTAGCGATAAAAACGCTTTAAGTTTTGTTTCTAGAATCAAGGAGAAACATTCTTCTATTGTTGTTTTAGTTTCTTCTGATAACCCTACAAGCGAAGAAGAAGTCCATGCGTTTGAGCAGGGCGCGGACGATTATATCGCTAAACCTTACCGCAGCATTAAGGCTTTAGTCGCAAGGATTGAGGCTCGTTTGAGGTTTTGGGGTTCTAATGTGATTGAAATTGGGGATTTGACCATTAGCCCTGATGAAGAAAAGATTATTTACAAGGGGCGTGAAGTTGAAGTGAAAGGAAAGCCTTTTGAAGTGCTGACCCATCTTGCTAGACATAGGGATCAAATCGTCTCCAAAGAACAGCTTTTAGACGCTATTTGGGAAGAGCCTGAAATGGTTACCCCTAATGTCATTGAAGTGGCTATCAATCAAATCCGCCAAAAAATGGATAAACCCTTGGGGATTTCCACGGTTGAAACCGTAAGACGCAGAGGCTATCGTTTTTGCTACCCCAAACCGGCGTGTGAAGAGTAA
- a CDS encoding 3',5'-cyclic-nucleotide phosphodiesterase, whose amino-acid sequence MQVYHLSHIDLDGYACQLVSKQFFKNTQCYNANYGREVSARIYEILNAIAQSKESEFLILISDLNLNLNEAEYLQDKIQEHRLQNKNIQIQLLDHHISGKEVAESFHWYFLDTNRCATKIVYEFLKKHYAILEPKNTTWLEPLVEMVNSVDIWDTQGYGFELGKVCMRMINQSSELNRFMFDDENRDYKLKLLEEVKNYLFLENAPVAYDNDLFKLKKIALGGDPDAETMDNISSNAQTHLLSLKKHDCSVYYQDKKGFLSYSMGGISVLANLFLTQNPDFDFYIDVNSKGNVSLRANGNCDVCELSQMCFNGGGHRNASGGKIDGFRESFNYRDIKEQIEEIFNNA is encoded by the coding sequence ATGCAAGTTTACCACCTTTCACACATTGATTTAGACGGCTATGCATGCCAGCTTGTTTCAAAACAATTTTTTAAAAATACCCAATGCTATAACGCTAATTACGGGCGTGAAGTCTCAGCGAGAATTTATGAAATTCTAAATGCGATCGCTCAATCTAAAGAGAGTGAATTCCTTATTTTGATTAGCGATTTGAATTTGAATTTGAACGAAGCAGAGTATTTACAGGATAAGATCCAAGAACACCGCTTGCAAAATAAAAACATTCAAATCCAGCTTTTAGATCACCATATCAGCGGTAAGGAAGTGGCTGAGAGTTTCCATTGGTATTTTTTAGACACGAACCGTTGCGCGACTAAAATCGTGTATGAATTTTTGAAAAAGCATTACGCTATTTTAGAGCCAAAAAACACAACATGGCTAGAGCCTTTGGTGGAAATGGTCAATTCTGTGGATATTTGGGACACGCAAGGTTATGGCTTTGAATTAGGCAAGGTGTGTATGCGCATGATTAACCAAAGCTCTGAATTGAATCGTTTCATGTTTGATGATGAAAACCGCGATTATAAATTAAAGCTTTTAGAAGAAGTTAAAAACTATTTGTTTTTAGAAAATGCCCCTGTAGCCTATGATAACGATTTGTTCAAGCTTAAAAAAATCGCTTTAGGGGGCGACCCTGATGCAGAAACGATGGACAATATCTCTTCAAACGCGCAAACGCATTTGCTCTCTTTAAAAAAGCATGATTGCAGCGTTTATTACCAGGATAAAAAAGGGTTTTTAAGTTATTCTATGGGGGGTATTAGCGTGTTGGCTAACCTTTTTTTAACGCAAAATCCGGATTTTGATTTTTATATAGATGTGAATTCTAAAGGGAATGTGAGCTTAAGGGCGAATGGGAATTGCGATGTGTGCGAACTCAGTCAAATGTGTTTTAATGGAGGCGGGCATAGGAATGCGAGCGGAGGCAAGATTGATGGCTTTAGAGAGAGTTTCAATTATAGGGATATTAAAGAACAAATTGAAGAAATCTTCAATAACGCTTAA
- the flhA gene encoding flagellar biosynthesis protein FlhA, whose protein sequence is MANERSKLAFKKTFPVFKRFLQSKDLALVVFVIAILAIIIVPLPPFVLDFLLTISIALSVLIILIGLYIDKPTDFSAFPTLLLIVTLYRLALNVATTRMILTQGYKGPSAVSDIITAFGEFSVSGNYVIGAIIFSILVLVNLLVVTNGSTRVTEVRARFALDAMPGKQMAIDADLNSGLIDDKEAKKRRAALSQEADFYGAMDGASKFVKGDAIASIIITLINIIGGFLVGVFQRDMSLSFSASTFTILTIGDGLVGQIPALIIATATGIVATRTTQNEEEDFASKLITQLTNKSKTLVIVGAILLLFATIPGLPTFSLAFVGTLFLFIAWLISREGKDGLLTKLENYLSQKFGLDLSEKPHSSKIKPHTPTTRTKTQEELKREEEQAIDEVLKIEFLELALGYQLISLADMKQGGDLLERIRGIRKKIASDYGFLMPQIRIRDNLQLPPTHYEIKLKGIVIGEGMVMPDKFLAMNTGFVNKEIEGIPTKEPAFGMDALWIETKNKEEAIIQGYTIIDPSTVIATHTSELVKKYAEDFITKDEVKSLLERLAKDYPTIVEESKKIPTGAIRSVLQALLHEKIPIKDMLTILETITDIAPLVQNDVNILTEQVRARLSRVITNAFKSEDGRLKFLTFSTDSEQFLLNKLRENGTSKSLLLNVSELQKLIEGVSEEAMKVLQKGIAPVILIVEPNLRKALSNQMEQARIDVVVLSHAELDPNSNFEALGTIHINF, encoded by the coding sequence ATGGCAAACGAACGCTCCAAATTAGCTTTTAAAAAGACTTTCCCTGTCTTTAAACGCTTTTTGCAATCCAAAGACTTAGCCCTTGTGGTCTTTGTGATAGCTATTTTAGCGATCATTATCGTGCCGTTACCGCCTTTTGTGTTGGATTTTTTACTCACGATTTCTATCGCGCTATCGGTGTTGATTATTTTAATCGGGCTTTATATTGACAAGCCGACTGATTTTAGTGCTTTCCCCACTCTATTACTCATTGTAACCTTATACCGCTTGGCTTTAAATGTCGCCACCACTAGAATGATTTTAACCCAAGGCTATAAAGGGCCTAGCGCGGTGAGCGATATTATCACGGCGTTTGGGGAATTTAGCGTGAGCGGGAATTATGTGATTGGGGCTATTATCTTTAGTATTTTAGTGTTAGTGAATTTATTAGTGGTTACTAATGGCTCTACTAGGGTTACTGAAGTGAGAGCGCGATTCGCTCTAGACGCTATGCCAGGAAAGCAAATGGCGATTGATGCGGATTTAAACTCAGGGCTTATTGATGATAAGGAAGCCAAAAAACGGCGCGCCGCTCTAAGCCAAGAAGCGGATTTTTATGGCGCGATGGATGGCGCGTCTAAATTTGTCAAAGGCGATGCGATTGCTTCTATCATTATCACGCTTATTAATATCATTGGAGGGTTTTTAGTGGGCGTGTTTCAAAGGGATATGAGCTTGAGCTTTAGCGCTAGCACTTTCACTATCTTAACCATTGGCGATGGGCTTGTAGGGCAAATCCCTGCCTTAATCATTGCAACAGCGACCGGTATTGTCGCCACTCGCACCACGCAAAATGAAGAAGAGGACTTCGCTTCCAAACTCATCACACAGCTCACCAATAAAAGCAAAACTTTAGTGATTGTGGGAGCGATTCTATTGCTTTTTGCAACCATTCCTGGACTCCCTACCTTTTCTTTAGCGTTTGTAGGGACACTCTTTTTATTCATCGCATGGCTGATTAGCAGGGAGGGAAAGGACGGGTTGCTCACCAAATTAGAAAATTATTTGAGTCAAAAATTCGGCTTGGATTTGAGCGAAAAACCCCACAGCTCCAAAATCAAACCCCACACCCCAACCACAAGGACTAAAACCCAAGAAGAGCTCAAAAGAGAAGAAGAGCAAGCCATTGATGAAGTGTTAAAAATTGAATTTTTAGAATTGGCTTTAGGCTATCAGCTCATTAGCTTAGCGGACATGAAACAAGGGGGCGATTTGTTAGAAAGGATTAGGGGTATTAGAAAAAAGATAGCGAGCGATTATGGTTTTTTGATGCCACAAATTAGGATCAGGGATAATTTGCAACTCCCCCCAACGCATTATGAAATCAAGCTTAAGGGCATTGTGATTGGTGAGGGCATGGTGATGCCAGATAAGTTTTTAGCCATGAATACCGGCTTTGTGAATAAAGAAATTGAGGGCATTCCCACTAAAGAGCCGGCTTTTGGGATGGACGCTTTATGGATTGAAACTAAAAATAAAGAAGAGGCCATTATTCAAGGCTATACTATTATTGATCCAAGCACCGTTATTGCGACACACACCAGCGAATTAGTGAAAAAATACGCTGAAGATTTTATCACTAAAGATGAAGTGAAATCCCTTTTAGAACGCTTGGCTAAAGACTATCCTACGATTGTAGAAGAGAGTAAAAAAATCCCCACCGGTGCGATCCGATCAGTCTTGCAAGCCTTGTTGCATGAAAAAATCCCCATTAAAGATATGCTCACTATTTTGGAAACGATTACCGATATTGCCCCATTGGTTCAAAATGATGTGAATATCTTAACCGAACAAGTGAGGGCGAGGCTTTCTAGGGTGATCACTAACGCTTTTAAATCTGAAGACGGTCGTTTGAAATTTTTAACCTTTTCTACCGATAGCGAACAATTTTTGCTTAATAAATTGCGAGAAAATGGCACCTCTAAGAGCTTGCTACTCAATGTGAGCGAATTGCAAAAACTCATTGAAGGGGTCTCTGAAGAGGCTATGAAAGTCTTGCAAAAAGGGATCGCTCCGGTGATTTTGATTGTAGAGCCTAATTTAAGAAAAGCCCTTTCTAATCAAATGGAGCAGGCCAGGATTGATGTGGTCGTGCTAAGCCATGCGGAATTAGATCCTAACTCTAATTTTGAAGCCTTAGGCACGATCCACATTAACTTTTAA
- the rpsO gene encoding 30S ribosomal protein S15 produces the protein MALNLEKKQEIIKAFATKENDTGSCEVQVALLNERIKLLTEHLKANPKDHSSRLGLLKLVAQRRNLLKYIKRTNHARYVVLIEKLGIKDR, from the coding sequence ATGGCTTTGAATCTGGAGAAAAAACAAGAAATCATTAAGGCGTTTGCCACTAAGGAAAACGATACGGGTTCTTGTGAGGTGCAAGTGGCGTTATTGAATGAAAGGATCAAGCTTTTAACCGAGCATTTAAAGGCTAACCCCAAAGATCATTCCAGTCGTTTAGGGCTTTTAAAATTAGTCGCTCAAAGACGCAACTTGTTGAAATACATCAAACGCACTAATCATGCGCGTTATGTGGTTTTGATTGAAAAGTTAGGCATTAAAGACAGATAA
- a CDS encoding O-antigen ligase family protein — MLKERLKAFFSADSVFTLIFALFFLTSFKKPLTQVLLIVLMVFLFLRCYFQAFLKETFAINHLKTMSFKWLTLAFLGVFLSIFPNMFNMYDSQTFRYNLFALNMSLTYACGALCLLFASCLRIKLNQKILFYSMAVANFINGLLSLVQKIYFNMPRAQGFSTVKEYVVLVSVSILGCYIYALYSQNQKEKLFFTLSVFVGFLVVILSATRSATIAFVATFLILSCFILYAKKSLKPLGYMVVVSLILSALYVGSNALEKKGAIEQSRVQNQSFEEDLKRYAKKDADSSIGWRLERWKEALTVLRLRPFFGMAASEKCQRLEEILSLSKSYRAKDLILCYERYDNQIIHILATRGIIGFLIWLFFLLAVVKIFWSGIKQNSLISFFILTTLAFYLIFGIGFDPFDFFITGSFFVGMAMMAVFLKKDKSAF, encoded by the coding sequence GTGTTGAAAGAGCGTTTGAAAGCCTTTTTTAGTGCGGACTCTGTTTTCACTTTAATTTTTGCCCTTTTCTTTCTCACTTCGTTTAAAAAGCCTTTAACTCAAGTCTTATTGATTGTTTTAATGGTTTTTTTGTTTCTTAGGTGTTATTTCCAAGCGTTTTTGAAAGAAACTTTCGCAATTAATCATTTAAAAACCATGTCTTTTAAATGGCTCACTCTGGCTTTTTTGGGCGTGTTTTTAAGCATCTTCCCTAACATGTTTAACATGTATGATAGCCAAACTTTCCGCTATAATTTATTCGCTCTAAACATGTCCTTAACTTACGCTTGCGGGGCGTTATGCTTGCTTTTTGCCAGTTGTTTAAGAATTAAATTGAATCAAAAAATCCTTTTTTATAGCATGGCTGTTGCAAATTTCATCAACGGCTTGCTTTCATTGGTGCAAAAAATTTATTTTAACATGCCCAGAGCGCAAGGGTTTAGCACGGTTAAGGAGTATGTGGTTTTAGTGAGCGTTTCCATTTTAGGCTGTTATATTTATGCGCTTTATTCGCAAAATCAAAAAGAAAAACTTTTTTTCACCCTTTCTGTTTTTGTGGGGTTTTTAGTCGTTATTTTAAGCGCCACAAGGAGCGCGACAATCGCTTTTGTGGCTACTTTTTTAATCCTTTCTTGCTTTATTTTATACGCCAAAAAATCGCTCAAACCATTGGGTTATATGGTGGTTGTGAGTCTTATTTTGAGCGCTTTGTATGTGGGGAGTAACGCTTTAGAAAAAAAGGGGGCAATAGAGCAATCTAGGGTTCAAAACCAAAGCTTTGAAGAAGATTTGAAACGCTACGCTAAAAAGGACGCTGATAGCAGTATCGGGTGGCGTTTGGAGCGCTGGAAAGAAGCCCTAACGGTTTTGCGTTTAAGGCCCTTTTTTGGTATGGCCGCTAGCGAGAAATGCCAGAGGTTAGAAGAGATTTTATCCTTATCAAAGTCTTATAGAGCCAAAGATTTGATACTTTGTTATGAAAGGTATGACAATCAAATCATTCATATTCTAGCCACTAGGGGGATCATAGGCTTTTTAATCTGGCTCTTTTTTTTACTAGCGGTTGTAAAGATTTTTTGGAGCGGGATCAAGCAAAATTCTTTAATATCATTCTTTATATTAACGACACTCGCTTTTTACCTCATTTTTGGCATCGGGTTTGACCCCTTTGATTTCTTCATTACGGGAAGTTTTTTTGTAGGAATGGCCATGATGGCTGTTTTTTTAAAAAAGGATAAAAGCGCTTTTTAG
- the aroQ gene encoding type II 3-dehydroquinate dehydratase — MKILVIQGPNLNMLGHRDPRLYGMVTLDQIHEIMQTFVKQGNLDVELEFFQTNFEGEIIDKIQESVGSDYEGIIINPGAFSHTSIAIADAIMLAGKPVIEVHLTNIQAREEFRKNSYTGAACGGVIMGFGPLGYNMALMAMVNILAEMKAFQEAQKNNPNNPINNQK, encoded by the coding sequence ATGAAAATTTTAGTGATTCAAGGGCCTAATTTAAACATGTTAGGACACAGAGACCCAAGACTTTATGGCATGGTAACCTTAGACCAAATCCATGAAATCATGCAAACTTTCGTGAAACAAGGCAATTTAGATGTGGAATTAGAGTTTTTTCAAACCAATTTTGAGGGCGAAATCATTGATAAAATCCAAGAGAGCGTGGGCAGCGATTATGAAGGGATTATCATTAACCCTGGAGCGTTTTCGCACACTTCTATTGCGATTGCAGATGCGATCATGCTAGCGGGCAAACCCGTTATTGAAGTGCATCTCACTAACATTCAAGCCAGAGAGGAATTCAGGAAAAATTCTTACACTGGAGCGGCTTGTGGAGGCGTGATCATGGGATTTGGCCCGCTTGGCTACAACATGGCTTTAATGGCGATGGTCAATATTTTAGCCGAAATGAAAGCGTTCCAAGAAGCCCAAAAAAACAACCCTAATAACCCCATTAACAATCAAAAATAA